One Myxococcaceae bacterium JPH2 DNA window includes the following coding sequences:
- a CDS encoding histidine kinase yields MKPGGRWALFAGGTLLLAGIVTALVALPAPASPSEVAHIFALSVFYGICIGFPLMGVMPTVSRRAAHRPPAWGLLACLVACAAITAVMTTVATLTLVGLEVFPVHGLERHVFVGGGMGCVLSLPAGGGAFAYARMMERLRAWNTRVREAEARRERAEWLESEARFDSLSARLRPHFLFNALNSIATLVREDPKAAEAMVERLASVLRSSLDSGVGRQVSLQRELDLVSDYLELERARMGARLRYSLEVPPGLDQLAVPPFAVQTLVENAVKYAVSPRRAGGSIFVSVSADATRVHLEVRDDGPGITGLPPEGHGLDMLMRRLTSTYGPEAAGLSISPGEGGVGACVRVWLPRAEVA; encoded by the coding sequence ATGAAGCCCGGGGGCCGCTGGGCGCTGTTCGCGGGGGGCACGTTGCTGCTCGCGGGGATCGTCACGGCGCTCGTGGCCCTCCCCGCGCCCGCCTCGCCCTCCGAGGTCGCGCACATCTTCGCGCTCAGCGTCTTCTATGGCATCTGCATCGGCTTTCCGTTGATGGGCGTGATGCCCACGGTGAGTCGGCGTGCCGCACACCGGCCGCCCGCGTGGGGCCTGCTCGCGTGTCTGGTCGCATGCGCGGCCATCACCGCCGTCATGACGACGGTGGCCACCCTGACGTTGGTGGGCCTGGAGGTCTTTCCTGTCCACGGACTCGAGCGACATGTGTTCGTGGGCGGCGGCATGGGATGCGTGTTGAGTCTGCCAGCGGGTGGCGGCGCGTTCGCCTATGCCCGGATGATGGAGCGCCTCCGCGCCTGGAACACGCGCGTGCGCGAGGCCGAGGCGCGGCGCGAGCGCGCCGAGTGGTTGGAATCCGAGGCGCGCTTCGACTCGCTCTCCGCGCGCCTGCGGCCACACTTCCTCTTCAATGCGCTCAACTCCATCGCCACGCTCGTTCGCGAGGACCCCAAGGCCGCGGAGGCGATGGTGGAGCGACTGGCCTCCGTGCTGCGCTCCTCGCTGGATTCAGGGGTGGGACGTCAGGTGTCGCTCCAGCGAGAGCTGGACCTCGTGTCCGACTACCTGGAGCTGGAGCGGGCGCGGATGGGAGCGAGGCTGCGCTACTCGCTGGAAGTGCCTCCAGGGCTCGACCAGCTCGCGGTGCCGCCCTTCGCCGTGCAGACGCTGGTGGAGAATGCCGTGAAGTACGCCGTGTCCCCGCGACGCGCGGGCGGCAGCATCTTTGTGTCGGTGAGCGCGGACGCCACGCGCGTGCATCTGGAAGTGCGGGACGATGGCCCCGGCATCACCGGGCTTCCTCCGGAGGGGCACGGGCTCGACATGCTGATGCGGCGGCTGACTTCAACCTACGGGCCGGAGGCAGCGGGACTGTCCATTTCGCCGGGCGAGGGCGGGGTTGGCGCGTGCGTGCGCGTGTGGCTGCCACGCGCGGAGGTTGCTTGA
- a CDS encoding ABC transporter substrate-binding protein — protein sequence MNMSLIPLGLLVGMTGVGCAGLDETEAVGSSVSTDGTSQTTQSLLTQVTGTSPVNFIATSGNETKPYNQSTTSVVAYTRDSTTGAFTAYPGTGAADGTISVPNVPSGRIYLKLGSRYLVSTDRSFDLGSTEWGRDGTFVSLPTPVTVSATGMSPWQSGDFLDMYSLNPGAFGYVDNNATGRPLTGATSLSGLSFDYANMLNPVLLDSSLGDVFSLAQMRWQTSANGVPYRAMHKVLNASVTQVAGQPVSVSGTFTQPVATGTFGVDWRRSAFEALRTQVNPDAVSTFNEIWMSARPAALGSALASISGPPLLVKLNPDALRTDIVTGSMTYNNPLPATWQKVALASAGFTKSYALGTAAPYVMGVDIRVDQEASAFTAAPVEPLIGPVQSPQVNTRGAFQNLTGVGTDASLRWSKPLIGTATNYVVNIYRLGADNGATTVTRVATLHTDLQSVYLPPDVLQAGQTYFAEIQSWYQPGSNLATSPFKRALPRARASVLTGTFSP from the coding sequence ATGAATATGTCATTGATTCCCCTCGGGCTGTTGGTCGGGATGACGGGGGTCGGCTGCGCGGGGCTCGACGAGACCGAGGCTGTGGGCTCCTCCGTGTCGACGGATGGGACCTCACAGACCACTCAAAGCCTGCTCACCCAAGTCACCGGCACCAGTCCGGTCAATTTCATCGCCACGTCTGGCAATGAGACAAAGCCATACAATCAGTCCACCACGTCGGTGGTGGCATACACGCGGGATTCAACCACCGGGGCGTTCACGGCCTATCCAGGCACCGGCGCCGCGGACGGCACCATCTCCGTGCCGAACGTCCCTTCCGGCCGCATCTACCTGAAGCTGGGCTCGCGCTACCTGGTGAGCACCGACCGCTCGTTCGACCTGGGCTCCACGGAGTGGGGCCGCGATGGCACCTTCGTCTCGCTGCCCACTCCCGTGACGGTGTCCGCCACCGGCATGTCTCCCTGGCAGTCGGGGGACTTCCTGGACATGTATTCGTTGAACCCGGGCGCGTTCGGCTACGTCGACAACAACGCCACGGGGCGACCCCTGACAGGCGCCACGTCGCTCTCCGGGCTGAGCTTCGATTACGCCAACATGCTCAACCCGGTGCTGCTCGACAGCAGCCTCGGGGATGTGTTCTCGCTGGCGCAGATGCGGTGGCAGACGAGCGCGAATGGCGTGCCCTACCGCGCGATGCACAAGGTGCTCAACGCGAGCGTGACGCAGGTGGCGGGCCAGCCCGTCTCCGTCAGCGGGACCTTCACCCAGCCCGTCGCGACCGGGACGTTTGGTGTGGACTGGAGGCGCTCGGCTTTCGAGGCCCTTCGCACCCAGGTGAACCCGGACGCGGTCAGCACGTTCAATGAAATCTGGATGTCCGCGCGGCCGGCCGCGCTGGGTTCGGCGCTGGCGTCCATCAGCGGGCCGCCACTGCTCGTGAAGCTCAATCCGGATGCGCTGCGGACCGACATCGTCACGGGGAGCATGACGTACAACAACCCGCTCCCGGCGACGTGGCAGAAGGTGGCGCTCGCCTCCGCGGGCTTCACGAAGAGCTACGCGCTGGGAACCGCGGCGCCTTACGTCATGGGCGTGGACATCCGCGTGGATCAGGAGGCGAGCGCCTTCACCGCGGCGCCCGTGGAGCCCCTCATCGGGCCGGTGCAGTCGCCCCAGGTGAACACGCGCGGAGCGTTCCAGAATCTCACGGGCGTGGGGACCGATGCTTCGCTGCGCTGGTCGAAGCCGCTGATCGGCACGGCCACGAACTACGTGGTGAACATCTACCGGCTCGGCGCGGACAACGGTGCCACCACCGTGACGCGCGTGGCGACGCTGCACACGGATCTCCAGAGCGTGTACCTGCCCCCGGACGTGCTGCAGGCGGGCCAGACGTACTTCGCGGAAATCCAGAGCTGGTACCAGCCCGGATCCAACCTCGCAACGAGCCCGTTCAAGCGCGCGCTGCCTCGAGCCCGCGC
- a CDS encoding response regulator: protein MSTPAGLLRAVLVDDEPLALRRLQRMLEETGRVNVVASYTDPVEALSALRAVPPDALFIDVSMPEMNGFELVKALPHPPLVVFTTAFDAYALQAFEVDSVDYLLKPVSARGLERALDKLARMHSGLVQEQRRALESAPASPSPLTRLTSRTGTRTHVVDLDEVTHLYSEDRLVCAVRAGHSYVVDLALAELERRLDPARWLRIHRATLVRLEEVAEVLGGYGNARVRLKDGTTLAVARDRLSELRERLGGMASGRGSAARRTE from the coding sequence TTGAGCACTCCAGCGGGGCTCCTTCGCGCGGTGCTCGTGGATGACGAGCCGCTCGCGCTGCGTCGCCTTCAGCGCATGCTGGAGGAGACGGGCCGAGTGAATGTGGTGGCTTCCTACACCGACCCCGTGGAGGCGCTGAGCGCGCTGCGCGCCGTGCCTCCGGACGCGCTGTTCATCGACGTGTCGATGCCGGAGATGAACGGCTTCGAGTTGGTGAAGGCGCTGCCGCACCCTCCGCTCGTGGTGTTCACCACGGCGTTCGACGCGTACGCGCTCCAGGCGTTCGAGGTGGACTCCGTGGACTATCTGCTCAAGCCCGTGAGCGCGCGCGGCCTGGAGCGAGCCCTGGACAAGCTGGCGCGGATGCATTCGGGGCTCGTGCAAGAGCAGCGGCGAGCCCTGGAGTCAGCGCCCGCGTCCCCTTCACCCCTGACGCGGCTGACTTCGAGGACGGGCACGCGAACCCACGTGGTGGACCTCGACGAAGTGACACACCTGTACTCGGAAGACCGGCTCGTCTGCGCGGTGCGGGCGGGGCACAGCTATGTGGTGGACCTGGCGCTCGCGGAGCTGGAGCGCCGCCTGGACCCGGCGCGCTGGCTGCGCATCCACCGGGCCACGCTCGTGCGCCTCGAGGAGGTCGCGGAGGTGCTGGGCGGATACGGCAACGCACGCGTGCGCCTGAAGGATGGGACGACGCTCGCCGTCGCGCGTGACCGCTTGAGCGAACTCCGCGAGCGCCTGGGCGGTATGGCCAGCGGACGAGGATCCGCGGCCCGTCGCACGGAGTGA